One part of the Aspergillus luchuensis IFO 4308 DNA, chromosome 5, nearly complete sequence genome encodes these proteins:
- the atg1 gene encoding serine/threonine protein kinase ATG1 (COG:O,T,U;~EggNog:ENOG410PHHV;~InterPro:IPR017441,IPR008271,IPR022708,IPR000719, IPR011009;~PFAM:PF12063,PF07714,PF00069;~go_function: GO:0004672 - protein kinase activity [Evidence IEA];~go_function: GO:0004674 - protein serine/threonine kinase activity [Evidence IEA];~go_function: GO:0005524 - ATP binding [Evidence IEA];~go_process: GO:0006468 - protein phosphorylation [Evidence IEA]) codes for MASAHHSRRSNEGPHGEMPIGHYTRLNEIGRGSFAVVYQGVHTRSRTYVAIKSVTMTKLSRKLKENLASEISILKQLHHPHIVALLDCHDTTSNIHLVMEFCAMGDLSHFIKGRYTLRDSSYTRDLIAKYPNPGDGAGLNEVIVRHFLKQLSSALRFLRDRDLIHRDIKPQNLLLCPAPSSYRSGAAEFVPFKSSEDSFSPKTGLESLPMLKLADFGFARSLPATSLAETLCGSPLYMAPEILRYEKYDAKADLWSVGTVLYEMVVGKAPFRAVNHIELIKKIEKNKDQISFPPTNRVSEDIRNLIRGLLKQHPMDRMNFDVFFAHKVLTEPIPGLVADDTPLGRSPADPTPRPGSGSRRSTPVQMKRENALSAGVRDEPSTYPAAQRAMTQSPRPETPSTPMRRTGSAGKHHAAPNEPTPPASHPTRPSPVSLATAPGRQEHVDRPPTTAILEQQRRRTASSGVPQVDKPAEKAKDEKEHAAQEVAFERDYVLVEKRAVEMNAFADELAYNPRMQGGQGGAVSRRSGAAPGTPPAGGSSPHASPSKAMQIISGRSRADSTHVRQNSYDRRYGQSPTSATSAISKALNMASGRLFGMSFSPPLTITKGGRSPPLAYNPFPAYPSAQTSLIVHADGGKHGANLDEDSKTVHDLEECATRSDVVYGFAEVKYKQLIPLAPSAATGFSGDPASDAVDSADGGLTVDAIVTLSEEALVLYVKALSLLAKSMDIARVWWTRKSRGDTLSRADTGSTVAGNRINNVVQWVRNRFNEVLEKAEFVRLKLVEAQKRLPSDHPSHPSNLSVASSLGSGTSADVVVSPDVTAEKLMYERALEMSRVAAINEITGEDLAGCEISYVTAIRMLEAILDDVEVSRPGQTGGADRADGRRDNEDGGQNEPQAVILAKMISKIRNRLASLRKKLALLSNRYTPPSSGPGKMPPSNLVPVSPAVGATPPK; via the exons ATGGCATCTGCACATCATTCCAGGAGGTCCAATGAGGGCCCTCATGGCGAGATGCCCATTGGCCATTACACTCGGCTGAACGAGATCGGTCGAGGAAGTTTTGCCGTGGTCTACCAAGGTGTTCATACG AGATCACGCACATATGTAGCAATCAAATCGGTTACCATGACCAAACTCAGTAGGAAGCTCAAGGAGAACCTCGCCTCTGAGATTTCCATCCTCAAACagctccaccatccccataTCGTCGCTCTCCTTGACTGCCACGATACGACCTCCAATATTCATTTGGTGATGGAATTCTGTGCTATGGGGGACCTTTCCCACTTCATCAAGGGGCGCTATACCCTGCGGGACAGCTCATACACACGGGATTTGATAGCGAAGTACCCCAATCCTGGGGATGGTGCGGGCCTCAACGAGGTGATCGTCCGCCACTTCCTCAAACAACTTTCGAGCGCACTCAGATTCCTTCGGGATCGTGATTTGATTCATCGGGACATTAAACCACAGAATCTGCTGCTCTGTCCTGCGCCGTCGTCCTACCGCAGTGGGGCTGCTGAATTTGTACCTTTCAAGAGCAGCGAGGACTCCTTCAGCCCAAAGACCGGACTGGAGTCTCTGCCAATGCTAAAGCTTGCTGACTTTGGCTTCGCCCGGTCTTTGCCGGCCACCTCTCTCGCGGAGACTTTGTGTGGCTCGCCATTGTACATGGCCCCTGAGATCTTGCGATACGAGAAATACGACGCGAAGGCAGACCTATGGTCTGTGGGCACGGTACTTTATGAGATGGTAGTCGGGAAGGCCCCGTTTCGTGCAGTGAACCATATTGAACTCATCAAAAAGATCGAAAAAAATAAGGACCAAATATCATTTCCGCCAACGAATCGTGTGTCGGAGGACATCAGGAATCTCATTAGAGGTCTCCTGAAGCAGCACCCAATGGATCGGATGAATTTCGATGTTTTTTTCGCGCACAAAGTTCTCACAGAACCGATTCCCGGTTTGGTAGCGGATGACACTCCCCTCGGGCGTTCTCCGGCCGACCCAACACCTCGACCTGGTTCCGGGTCAAGGCGTAGCACGCCCGTTCAAATGAAACGTGAGAATGCGCTGTCTGCTGGGGTCCGGGATGAGCCATCGACTTACCCGGCGGCTCAACGAGCCATGACACAGAGCCCTCGGCCAGAGACCCCTTCAACGCCTATGCGGAGGACTGGAAGTGCGGGCAAGCATCATGCTGCTCCGAATGAGCCTACACCGCCAGCATCTCATCCCACAAGGCCGAGCCCAGTGTCTCTGGCGACTGCCCCTGGCCGCCAGGAGCATGTCGATCGCCCTCCCACGACGGCCATCTTGGAACAGCAACGGAGACGTACGGCATCCTCGGGAGTGCCCCAAGTTGACAAACCCGCCGAGAAAGCGAAGGACGAAAAGGAGCATGCTGCACAAGAGGTAGCATTTGAAAGGGACTACGTGCTTGTGGAGAAGCGTGCGGTAGAGATGAATGCTTTTGCTGACGAACTGGCCTACAACCCACGGATGCAGGGTGGCCAAGGAGGTGCAGTATCCCGGCGTTCGGGAGCGGCTCCAGGCACACCGCCGGCCGGGGGGTCGTCGCCTCATGCGTCGCCCAGCAAAGCCATGCAAATCATCTCAGGGCGTTCCCGTGCCGATTCAACCCACGTCCGTCAAAATTCATACGATCGCCGCTATGGACAAAGCCCTACGTCGGCTACATCGGCCATCTCAAAGGCTCTCAATATGGCCAGCGGACGTTTGTTTGGAATGAGTTTCTCACCGCCCCTGACCATCACGAAAGGCGGACGCTCGCCTCCGTTGGCCTACAATCCGTTCCCCGCATACCCCAGTGCCCAAACGAGCCTGATTGTCCACGCGGATGGGGGCAAGCACGGTGCCAACCTGGACGAAGATAGCAAAACCGTCCATGATCTCGAGGAGTGTGCCACGCGCAGTGATGTCGTGTACGGGTTTGCCGAAGTCAAGTACAAGCAGCTGATTCCACTAGCACCATCTGCCGCCACTGGGTTTTCGGGAGACCCAGCATCGGATGCTGTCGATTCGGCGGATGGTGGACTCACGGTCGATGCTATTGTGACCTTATCTGAGGAAGCCCTGGTTCTCTACGTTAAGGCCCTGTCATTGCTGGCGAAATCGATGGATATTGCGCGTGTATGGTGGACTCGCAAGAGCCGGGGTGATACGCTCAGCAGAGCGGATACTGGAAGCACCGTTGCGGGCAATCGGATCAACAATGTCGTCCAGTGGGTGCGCAACCGGTTCAACGAGGTGCTGGAGAAAGCTGAATTTGTCCGGCTCAAATTAGTTGAGGCGCAGAAGAGACTGCCCTCGGATCATCCCAGCCATCCCAGCAACCTGTCGGTTGCATCCTCTTTAGGTTCCGGAACCTCTGCCGATGTGGTGGTCAGCCCCGACGTGACAGCAGAGAAGCTCATGTATGAGCGCGCATTGGAGATGAGCCGCGTGGCGGCTATCAATGAAATCACCGGCGAAGATTTAGCCGGATGTGAAATCTCGTATGTCACCGCTATCCGGATGCTCGAAGCCATCCTGGATGATGTGGAAGTATCCCGACCGGGCCAAACCGGCGGCGCTGATAGAGCCGACGGCCGGCGGGACAACGAGGATGGCGGACAGAACGAGCCCCAAGCGGTGATTCTGGCGAAAA TGATATCGAAGATCCGGAATCGCCTGGCGTCGCTCCGGAA
- a CDS encoding uncharacterized protein (TransMembrane:3 (o16-33i40-59o65-87i)), whose protein sequence is MSGGMDGLDRARYHRVLSPVAFISFLLVINFPGNFRGPPFFFFLCWWVLEYLGISFFPLSNPAEVALLVGEISVFMSHSIIHQSYLARYRRSRSLVSLRCAARPDIVKDPWVQLLPAFPTLSSPITSFSFLSHSLIFSLDYLCSDLLLLLLLPPPISSCSITFHLTLTSHAISGLSITPPHRSRP, encoded by the exons CCTGTAGCTTTTATCTCTTTCTTGCTGGTAATTAATTTTCCTGGCAACTTCCGGGGtcccccttttttcttttttttatgcTGGTGGGTTTTGGAGTATCTGGGgatttccttctttcccttgagCAATCCTGCAGAGGTTGCtttgttggttggtgagATTAGTGTATTTATGA gtCATTCAATCATCCACCAGTCCTATTTGGCTCGTTATCGGCGGTCACGCTCTCTTGTCTCGTTGCGCTGCGCTGCTCGCCCAGACATCGTCAAGGATCCCTGGGTCCAGCTGCTTCCCGCCTTTCCtactctctcttcccccatcACATCATTCAgcttcctttcccactcactcatcttctctctcgaCTATCTTTGCTctgatcttcttctacttcttctacttcctcctcctaTATCTTCTTGCTCCATCACTTTCCACCTAACCCTCACCTCGCACGCCATCTCTGGCTTATCTATCACGCCTCCCCACCGTTCTCGTCCCTAG